The nucleotide sequence CGGCCGTCCTGGTGGCGGTGGCGGGCATGACCTGGTGGCTGGGCGGCGGGAACCTCTACGCGGCGGGTGACTCGTTCGGCCGGCACGGGGTGCGGCGGCTGCTGACGGAGATGTTTCCGGGGGAGTGGTCGGCGCACGGGGCGGAGCTGGACTGGATCGCGGCGGTGCTGCCCCGGCTCGGGGTGGACGGCAACTCGCTCGTGTTCGTCGCCGCGGGCGCGGCGCTGTGGGCGGTGCCCGCCCTGTTGTGGGCGGTCGGCCCGCCGGGGGCCCGGGCGGGGCTGCGCCGGTCGCTGCTCCACGGGCTCGCGGGCGGCGCCCTGTGCACGGCCGGGCTGTTGCTGGTGAAGGCGGGACTGTACGGGCAGCGGCCGGGGTACGGGCTGCGGGGGCAGGGTTTCGCCCTGCTGTACGTGTGGTGGCTGACCGTCGCGGTCTGGGCGGGAGGCGTGGTCACGGCGGTCGTCACGGCCGTCGTGGGGGTGGTCCGCCGCGAACGGCTCTGGCTGGCCCGGGCGCTGGTGGCGGCGGGTTCCGCCCAGGCCCTTGCCCTGGCGGCGCAGTTCCTCCTCGGGGCGGTGGACGGATGCCTGGGGCCCTTGCGGACGATGGCGGACGGCTGCCACTGGGTGCCCGCCGGCAGCTGGCCGCTGCTTTCGGTGCTGGCCGGTCCGGTCCTGCCCGCCCTGTTCGGGGCGGCGATGGCGGCGGCGCTCGCGGGCGCGGTCTGCACGGCGCTGCTGCGGCGGTCCCGTGGCCGAGGGGCCGGCGGTGCTTCGGAGCGGCCGGTGGCGGCGGACGCCGGCCGCCCGTCCGCGCGCGGACGGGCCGGAGCGGCGGCCCTGGCCCTGGGGTGCGCGGCCGCGGTCCTGCTGGGGCCGGCGGCGCTGCTGTCCCTCCCGGCGGGCGGGGGCACGAGCAGCGCGCTGACCTTCGGCAGGCCGCCGGACGCGCGTTCCGAGCGGGTGCGGGTCTTCCAGATCGTGATGTGGTTCGGCGTGGCGGGCAAGGCGGACATCGCCGCGGTGACGGACGCGTACGAGGACTTCAGTACGGAGATCGACCGGCTGGCGGGGCGGGCGCCGGACGGTTCCGGTGGCACCGTCGCCCTCGACGTGCCGCGCATGCGCTCGATCTGTTCGGCGCTCGACCGCGCCACCACGACGGCCCTGGGGCACCTCGCCGTTCCCGACGCGGGTCTTGGGAGGCCGTGGCGGGACGCGCTGCGGCGGGGCCAGGGCGCCGCACGGGCCTGTGTCGCGCTGATGGACCGGAGCGGAGAGGTGCGGCCTGCCGAGGCCGACGCCGTGCTCGCCGGTCTCTACGAGGGGTACGGGGAGACCGCCGCCGCGCTGCGCCCCCTGGTGGAGCGGATCGGCACGGACGGGCCGCGCTACTGGCCGGCGCTGTTCCTCGACGGGAAGGCCGGGTGAGGCGCGGCGCCCGGAGACGCCGCACGGCCGCACCCGGAGGGGTGCGGCCGTGCGGTCGGCCGTGCGGTGGGGGCGTCGGTTTTCAGCCGTTGGGGCGCTGGAGGCGCGCGACGAACTTGTACCGGTCGCCGCGGTAGACCGACCGTACCCACTCGACCGGCTCGCCCTGGGCGTCCAGGGAGTGGCGGGAGAGCATCAGCATCGGCAGGCCCACGTCCGTACCGAGCAGTCCTGCCTCGCGCGGGGTGGCGAGGGAGGTCTCGATGGTCTCCTCGGCCTCGGCGAGGTGCACGTCGTACACCTCGGCGAGCGCGGTGTACAAGGAGGTGTACTTCACAAGGGAGCGGCGCAGCGCGGGGAAGCGCTTCGCGGAGAGATGGGTGGTTTCGATCGCCATCGGTTCGCCGCTCGCGAGCCGCAGGCGCTCGATGCGCAGGACCCGTCCGCCGGCCGAGATGTCGAGCAGTCCGGCGAGCGTGTCGTCGGCGGTGACGTACCCGATGTCAAGGAGCTGCGAGGTGGGCTCGAGGCCCTGGGCGCGCATGTCCTCGGTGTACGAGGTGAGTTGCAGGGCCTGGGAGACCTTGGGCTTGGCCACGAAGGTGCCCTTGCCCTGGATGCGCTCCAGGCGTCCCTCGACGACGAGCTCCTGGAGGGCCTGGCGCACGGTGGTGCGCGAGGTGTCGAACTCGGCGGCGAGGGTGCGCTCGGGCGGGACCGGTGTGCCGGGCGGCAGGGTCTCCGTCATGTCGAGCAAATGCCGCTTCAGTCGGTAGTACTTGGGCACGCGCGCGGTACGGGTGGGCGCCCCACTCTCCGTCTCCGCGCTGCCCGCGTCCGTGGCCATGGCCTGCCTTCCCGACTCCTGTGCTGCTGCCGTCACCGGCTCCTCCGTCTGTCGCGGCTCACATGGTGGCACGGACCGGTCACGGGTCGTCGCCCTCCCTCAGGTGTCGGTCCGATAACGGACGCGACTGCCCTTCTTATACACCCTTGACACCCCTAAAGGTCTAGGCCAAGCTCCGGGTACTGGTCTAAACCATTAAAGACCAGGTCCCAGCCCCACGAGCACTACCTGACGTATGTCTTCGCGCGGTGGGCAGGGGTTGCAGGCATCCCTGAGGAGGGTGGCGTGAAGCGCAAGCTCATCGCGGCGATCGGCGTCGCAGGCATGATGGTCTCTATCGCTGCGTGCGGTTCCGACAGTGACAAGGGTAAGGACGGCGCCAAGGCGTCGGCCGGGGGCGACAAGACGCTGACGGTCTGGGTGATGGACGGCTCCGCGCCGGACGCCTGGATGGCCGAGGTGAACAAGGCCTTCGAGGCCAAGCACCCGGGCGTCAAGGTCAAGGTCGAGAAGCAGATCTGGAACGGCATCCAGGAGAAGGTCACCACCGCCCTCTCCGAGGACACCCCGCCGGACGTCCTGGAGCTCGGCAACACGCAGACCGCGGGCTACGCCGTCACCGGCGGACTCGCCGACCTGAGCGGCGACAAGGCCACCCTGGGCTACGACGCCTGGAACAAGGGCATGGTCGCGTCCAACGAGCTCGACGGCAAGCTCTACTCGGCCCCCTGGTACGCGGCCAACCGCGTCGTCGTCTACGACAAGGCCGCCTTCAAGAAGGCCGGCGTCACCCCGCCGAAGACCCGCGCCGAGTGGATCGAGGGCCTGAAGAAGCTCAAGGCCTCCGACCCGAAGTCGCAGGCGATCTACCTGCCCGGCCAGTCCTGGTACGTGCTCGCCGGCCTCATCTGGGACGAGGGCAGCGACCTCGCGGTCAAGGACGGCGACAAGTGGAAGGGCAACCTGTCCTCCCCCGAGGCCGCCAACGCCATGAACTTCTACAAGGAGCTGGCGTCCTACTCCACCGCTCCGAAGGACAAGGACGAGGCGACCCCGCAGCAGTCGACCGACATCGTCCCCAAGGGCGGCGTGGCGTCCTGGATCGGCCTCGGCTGGGAGGCCGGCGGCGCGATCGACGCCATGAAGAAGGCCGGCAAGACCGCCGACTTCGGCTACTTCCCGATCCCGGGCAAGACCGCCGACAAGCCGGGCTCCGTCTTCCTCGGCGGCTCGAACCTCGCCATCGCCGAGCGCTCCAAGAACAAGGACCTCGCGAAGGAGTGGCTGGCGCTCGCCGCCGGCAAGGAGTTCATGACGAAGTACGCGGCCGCCACCGAGGGCGCGCTGCTTCCGAACTCCGACGCGGCGCAGTTCAAGCCGGCCGCCGGTTCCTTCGCCGAGGCCATGGCCGCCTCCTCCGCCTCCGGCAAGGTCACCCCGGTCACCCCGGGCTGGGCGAACGTCGAGACCGCCCCGAACCCGATCAAGGACTACATGACCAAGGTCCTGAAGGGCGAGGACGCCAAGACGGCCGGCGAGGCCGCCGACAAGGTCATCAACGAGCGCATCAACCAGCAGTAATCCGTAGCCCGGTGGTGCGGCCGGTAGCGCACCGGCCGCACCACCGGCGCTTCACGAGTGATCAGCGGCCCGCTCCCCCGGGCCGCGCCCCGGTGGGCGCGGGAGCCCCAGAACCGCGAGGAATAAGACCATGACCGTGGACTCCCAGGGGACGGCGACCGCCGGTCCTCAGGACGCGCCCGGGAGGGCGGCAGGGAAGTCTCAGACTCCGCCACCTTCTTCGGGCCCGAAGGAAGTCCTTCAGCCTTCGCGCGGCAGACGTTCCCTGCCCAGCGGCTGGCTGCCGTACCTGCTCGTGGCGCCGGCCCTCCTTTCCATGGCGGTGCTGCTGCTCTACCCGCTGGTCCGCAATGTGATCCTCTCCTTCCAGCAGCTCAACCGGAAGGAATTCATCACCCGCGAGACCGTCTGGATCGGTTTCGACAACTACACCGAGCTCCTCGGTGACCCGGACTTCTGGTCCGTCGTCGTCCGGAGCATCGTCTTCACGGCCGTCAACGTCGCCCTCATCATGGCCATCGGCACGGGCATCGGCCTGCTGCTCAACCGCCTGGGCAAGAAGATGCGGCTGGTCCTCTCGCTGGCCCTGATGTTCGCCTGGGCCATGCCGATCGTCGCCTCCGTCACGGTCTTCCGCTGGCTCTTCGACGAGCAGTTCGGCGTCGTGAACTGGCTGATGCGCACCCTCGGCTTCGAGGGCTACGAGCAGCACAACTGGTTCGAGACCGGGTTCTCCACCCTGGTCATCATCATGATCCTGCTCGTCTGGGGCTCCATCCCGTTCGTCGCCCTCAACATGTACGCCGCCCTGACCACCATCGGGTCCGAGCTGTACGAGGCCGCGAAGATGGACGGCGCCAGCGGCTGGCGCACCTTCTGGGCCGTGGTCTTCCCGAACCTGAAGTCCTTCTTCATGATCACCACGTTCCTGGAGATCATCTGGATCTTCAAGGCGTTCGCCCAGGTGTACGCCATGAACCAGGGCGGCCCCGACCGCGGCTCCGAGACGCTCCCCGTCTTCGCCTACATCGAGGGCGTCGGCCAGTTCCACTACGGTGTCGCCGCCGCCATCTCCATCCTGACGATCGTGATGCTCATCGCGGTCATGTCCTTCTACTTCCGCCTGATCCTGAAGCAGGAGGAGGAGCTGTGAGCGCCACCACCCAGACTCCGCAGAAGCTGCGCACCAGGAAGCCGCTCTCGGTCGGCGTCGTCGCCAAGAACCTCACCGCCCTCGTGCTCGCGGTCGTGTTCGTCTTCCCCGTGTACTGGATGTTCTCGTCCTCGCTGAAGCCGCAGCACGAGATCATGACGAAGGACCCCGTCTTCGTCTTCACCCCGACGTTCGAGAACTACACGACCGCCACCGGGGTCGACCTGTTCTGGACCTATGTCACCAACAGCCTCATGGTGACCATCGGCGCCGTGCTGCTCGCCCTGCTCGTCGCGCTGGCCGCGAGCTTCGCGATCGCCCGGATGAAGTTCAAGGGCCGCAAGGGCATCGTCCTCGTCGTGATGATGGCGCAGATGGCCCCCTGGGAGGTCATGGTCATCGCGATGTACATGATCTCCCGTGAGAACGACCTGCTGAACAGCATCCCGACGCTCACGCTCATCTACTTCGTGATGGTCCTCCCCTTCACGATCTGGACCCTGCGCGGCTTCATCGCCGCCGTCCCGGTCGAGCTGGAGGAGGCCGCGCAGATCGACGGCTGCACCCGGGGCCAGGCGTTCCGCAAGGTGATCTTCCCGCTGCTCGCCCCCGGCCTGATGTCGACCTCGCTCTTCGGCTTCATCACCGCCTGGAACGAGTTCGCCATGATCCTCATGCTGAACAAGGAGAAGGAGTCGCAGACCCTGACGCTCTGGCTGACCCAGTTCCAGACCGCGTTCGGCAGCGACTGGGGCGCCACCATGGCCGCCTCCACGCTCTTCGCTCTCCCCGTGCTCGTCGTCTTCCTCTTCCTCCAGCGCAAGGCCGTCGGCGGCATGACCGCCGGCGCGGTGAAGGGATAAGGGCTCCCCATGACCACACTCGTACACGGCACGGACACCCTGACCCGTGACGCGCTCACGGTGCTCCAGCCCGGCTTCGTCGGCACCACCGCGCCCGACTGGCTGCTCCGCCGCATCGGCGAGGGCCTGTCGTCGGTCGGTCTCTTCGGCCGGAACATCGTCAGCCCCGAGCAGCTCACCGCGCTCACCGCGCAGCTGAGGGCCGAGCGGGACGACGTCCTCGTCGCCATCGACGAGGAGGGCGGCGACGTCACCCGCCTGGAGGTCAAGCAGGGTTCGTCCTTCCCCGGCAACTACGCGCTGGGCAGCGTCGACGACGTCGAGCTCACCCGGGCCGTGGCCCGCGAGCTCGGCCGCCGGCTCGCCGCCTGCGGAGTCGACCTCAACTGGGCGCCCTCCGCCGACGTCAACTCCAACGCCGAGAACCCGGTCATCGGCGTCCGCTCCTTCGGGGCGGACCCGGACCTGGTCGCCCGGCACACCGTGGCGTACGTCGACGGCCTCCAGGGCGTCGGGGTCGCGGCCTGCACCAAGCACTTCCCCGGACACGGCGACACCAACGTCGACTCCCACGACGCGCTGCCCCGGATCGATGTGGACCTCGCCACACTGCACGCCCGTGAGCTGGTGCCTTTCCGCGCGGCCGTCGCCGCGGGTACCAAAGCGGTGATGAGCGCGCATATCCTGCTCTCCGCGCTCGACCCCCACCGCCCGGCCACCCTGAGCCCGCAGATCCTCACCGGTCTGCTCCGCCAGGAACTGGGCTTCGAGGGGCTCATCGTCACGGACGGCATGGAGATGCAGGCCGTCGCGGCGACGTACGGCATCGAGCGCGGATCCGTCCTCGCCATCGCCGCGGGCGCCGACGCCATCTGCGTCGGCGGCGGGCTG is from Streptomyces venezuelae ATCC 10712 and encodes:
- a CDS encoding M56 family metallopeptidase, which produces MAGRGELDPRILPVGTTLRFALMVLAMIAASHHMLDVMLGAWAEDDARQACWFAAGLDPEGTVLEQLGVGRDAEAALQACLSASAPPRWWPVPLAMTVLLVSALALYLWLPRRAARRRRLLSPERLDPTGGLRLDLDRLVRRAGLRSVPDFAVDPGRLSAGAVVLGHARRRTVCLYAGLLVAREKDPAMFEAVVLHELAHIRNRDVELGYAVTALWRVFCVLVTLPFLLVYGGSLVAAEFGLFVGADAVFWPAQRAPMVRAVIGAVGLAVLVALARADTLRHRELHADADAVGLGADRRVWTGARDARGRTARGAGGLWAAHPTWSQRRRSLDDPLLLFSLAPLQVALLGAAAMTTGHQLGAVLDSTVATWLAAAPTALLLALAAWRSVAYAEHRGGAGSGGLRAGAALGAGLAVGDLLAGITGGTGWLPEHPWVLLVPVCGALAFTPWLVQCARLGWRSARGGTGRNAAAAGCAAAAVLVAVAGMTWWLGGGNLYAAGDSFGRHGVRRLLTEMFPGEWSAHGAELDWIAAVLPRLGVDGNSLVFVAAGAALWAVPALLWAVGPPGARAGLRRSLLHGLAGGALCTAGLLLVKAGLYGQRPGYGLRGQGFALLYVWWLTVAVWAGGVVTAVVTAVVGVVRRERLWLARALVAAGSAQALALAAQFLLGAVDGCLGPLRTMADGCHWVPAGSWPLLSVLAGPVLPALFGAAMAAALAGAVCTALLRRSRGRGAGGASERPVAADAGRPSARGRAGAAALALGCAAAVLLGPAALLSLPAGGGTSSALTFGRPPDARSERVRVFQIVMWFGVAGKADIAAVTDAYEDFSTEIDRLAGRAPDGSGGTVALDVPRMRSICSALDRATTTALGHLAVPDAGLGRPWRDALRRGQGAARACVALMDRSGEVRPAEADAVLAGLYEGYGETAAALRPLVERIGTDGPRYWPALFLDGKAG
- a CDS encoding GntR family transcriptional regulator, whose amino-acid sequence is MATDAGSAETESGAPTRTARVPKYYRLKRHLLDMTETLPPGTPVPPERTLAAEFDTSRTTVRQALQELVVEGRLERIQGKGTFVAKPKVSQALQLTSYTEDMRAQGLEPTSQLLDIGYVTADDTLAGLLDISAGGRVLRIERLRLASGEPMAIETTHLSAKRFPALRRSLVKYTSLYTALAEVYDVHLAEAEETIETSLATPREAGLLGTDVGLPMLMLSRHSLDAQGEPVEWVRSVYRGDRYKFVARLQRPNG
- a CDS encoding extracellular solute-binding protein; this encodes MKRKLIAAIGVAGMMVSIAACGSDSDKGKDGAKASAGGDKTLTVWVMDGSAPDAWMAEVNKAFEAKHPGVKVKVEKQIWNGIQEKVTTALSEDTPPDVLELGNTQTAGYAVTGGLADLSGDKATLGYDAWNKGMVASNELDGKLYSAPWYAANRVVVYDKAAFKKAGVTPPKTRAEWIEGLKKLKASDPKSQAIYLPGQSWYVLAGLIWDEGSDLAVKDGDKWKGNLSSPEAANAMNFYKELASYSTAPKDKDEATPQQSTDIVPKGGVASWIGLGWEAGGAIDAMKKAGKTADFGYFPIPGKTADKPGSVFLGGSNLAIAERSKNKDLAKEWLALAAGKEFMTKYAAATEGALLPNSDAAQFKPAAGSFAEAMAASSASGKVTPVTPGWANVETAPNPIKDYMTKVLKGEDAKTAGEAADKVINERINQQ
- a CDS encoding carbohydrate ABC transporter permease; translation: MTVDSQGTATAGPQDAPGRAAGKSQTPPPSSGPKEVLQPSRGRRSLPSGWLPYLLVAPALLSMAVLLLYPLVRNVILSFQQLNRKEFITRETVWIGFDNYTELLGDPDFWSVVVRSIVFTAVNVALIMAIGTGIGLLLNRLGKKMRLVLSLALMFAWAMPIVASVTVFRWLFDEQFGVVNWLMRTLGFEGYEQHNWFETGFSTLVIIMILLVWGSIPFVALNMYAALTTIGSELYEAAKMDGASGWRTFWAVVFPNLKSFFMITTFLEIIWIFKAFAQVYAMNQGGPDRGSETLPVFAYIEGVGQFHYGVAAAISILTIVMLIAVMSFYFRLILKQEEEL
- a CDS encoding carbohydrate ABC transporter permease codes for the protein MSATTQTPQKLRTRKPLSVGVVAKNLTALVLAVVFVFPVYWMFSSSLKPQHEIMTKDPVFVFTPTFENYTTATGVDLFWTYVTNSLMVTIGAVLLALLVALAASFAIARMKFKGRKGIVLVVMMAQMAPWEVMVIAMYMISRENDLLNSIPTLTLIYFVMVLPFTIWTLRGFIAAVPVELEEAAQIDGCTRGQAFRKVIFPLLAPGLMSTSLFGFITAWNEFAMILMLNKEKESQTLTLWLTQFQTAFGSDWGATMAASTLFALPVLVVFLFLQRKAVGGMTAGAVKG
- a CDS encoding glycoside hydrolase family 3 protein, which codes for MTTLVHGTDTLTRDALTVLQPGFVGTTAPDWLLRRIGEGLSSVGLFGRNIVSPEQLTALTAQLRAERDDVLVAIDEEGGDVTRLEVKQGSSFPGNYALGSVDDVELTRAVARELGRRLAACGVDLNWAPSADVNSNAENPVIGVRSFGADPDLVARHTVAYVDGLQGVGVAACTKHFPGHGDTNVDSHDALPRIDVDLATLHARELVPFRAAVAAGTKAVMSAHILLSALDPHRPATLSPQILTGLLRQELGFEGLIVTDGMEMQAVAATYGIERGSVLAIAAGADAICVGGGLCDEDTVLRLRDALVTAVRTGELPEERLADAAARVRALASWTQAHRVRGAGSVPGAAVQEGTAPGADIGLVAARRALKVTRGERPYTPMTGAPYVAAFTPVANFAVGDETPWGIAAELERLLPGTETGSFADASTEAVLAAAGERRIVAVVRDLHRHPWMTEALDGLVAARPDTVVVEMGLNEAEPRGALHVATHGAARVCGRAAAEAVVGTGA